A stretch of the Clostridium fungisolvens genome encodes the following:
- a CDS encoding DUF4652 domain-containing protein, whose protein sequence is MNCDSFGKKLDLYVENQLQKEMKKLMDEHVIECESCRKLYEEEKELDDILSKSLSFEDVDFKSSRVEIINSIDKNRYKKGYKNNIKYHFIKNRSRYAIAASFVVMITSIAFLKTRTNFFTIGSKSEKAVAMEKEDKSLSIIAQDEKTGAAKDGAKANSVALYDVAGTNNISNILFNMSENYSAINLVKTSEENLKDALSKGKSKVKDSPSGKYQAYIAGKGSNLDKEGTGIVVIKDNTSNSTKYYNVSAVDAKDRSPLYLEWYDDNTLLIVVGLPNGKATEGGSVYAVDVNRGNTVLVYGANTPLVQVKSITASSDKIQLTLTKYSDDNMNSYSTVRKTVNFTIKQSSELFNELADSKEKHEDYMALENYNKLLNGESTLDNANILAGGLKIDDLISGKSGIAADSTHIERIVTISDDEFNKYIKSFGLSSVKVYGVESLTEDKKNSLYQMVVLGKESETAPWKIYYAYILPQGHVN, encoded by the coding sequence ATGAATTGTGATAGCTTTGGTAAAAAACTAGATTTGTATGTAGAGAATCAATTACAGAAAGAAATGAAGAAGTTAATGGATGAGCATGTTATAGAATGCGAAAGCTGTAGAAAGCTTTATGAGGAAGAAAAAGAACTTGACGATATACTCAGCAAATCACTAAGTTTTGAAGATGTAGACTTTAAAAGCTCGAGAGTTGAAATAATAAATTCTATAGATAAAAATAGATATAAAAAAGGTTATAAAAATAATATAAAGTATCATTTTATAAAGAATAGAAGTAGATATGCAATTGCAGCCTCTTTTGTAGTTATGATTACAAGTATAGCTTTTCTAAAAACTCGCACCAACTTTTTTACAATAGGAAGTAAGAGTGAAAAAGCTGTAGCTATGGAGAAGGAAGATAAATCCTTAAGTATTATTGCGCAGGATGAGAAAACAGGTGCAGCTAAGGATGGGGCAAAAGCTAATAGTGTAGCTTTATATGATGTTGCTGGTACAAATAATATATCAAACATATTATTTAATATGAGTGAAAATTACTCAGCTATAAATTTAGTTAAAACAAGTGAGGAGAATCTTAAGGATGCTCTTTCAAAAGGGAAGTCAAAAGTTAAGGATTCACCAAGCGGAAAATATCAAGCATATATAGCTGGAAAGGGATCTAATTTAGATAAAGAAGGAACTGGTATTGTTGTAATAAAAGATAATACATCGAATTCTACAAAATATTATAATGTGAGTGCAGTGGATGCAAAAGATAGATCTCCACTATATTTAGAATGGTATGATGATAATACCCTATTAATAGTTGTTGGCCTACCAAATGGTAAAGCAACTGAAGGTGGAAGTGTATATGCTGTTGATGTTAATAGGGGAAATACAGTATTGGTTTATGGGGCAAATACACCGTTAGTGCAGGTAAAATCAATAACCGCAAGTTCAGATAAAATTCAGTTGACATTAACAAAATATAGTGATGATAATATGAACTCATATAGCACCGTTAGAAAGACCGTTAATTTTACCATCAAGCAGTCTAGTGAGCTATTTAATGAATTAGCGGACTCAAAAGAAAAGCATGAAGATTATATGGCCTTGGAGAATTATAATAAGCTATTAAATGGAGAGAGTACCTTGGATAATGCGAATATATTGGCTGGTGGTCTTAAAATAGATGATTTAATAAGTGGGAAATCTGGTATTGCAGCTGATTCTACCCATATTGAAAGAATAGTTACCATAAGTGATGATGAGTTTAACAAATATATTAAAAGTTTTGGGTTAAGTAGTGTCAAAGTTTATGGTGTAGAATCATTAACTGAAGATAAGAAGAATAGTTTATATCAAATGGTTGTTTTAGGTAAAGAAAGTGAAACAGCGCCTTGGAAGATATACTATGCATATATATTACCACAAGGGCATGTCAACTAA
- a CDS encoding MFS transporter: MAKSEVVKFKEVQVLVNIWSCIYNLFILVYLKSKGLDNVEVGIINAINIIAGTGGQLFLGYLCDLKGTIKKFMIPMLGILLILSLFISFSNGAILIIVIAVLAFVQAPVVMLMTTWAINSSKETRKEFGGIRAYAALGYAFASLITGKLFEIIGLSNMFFFYAFFMLVTLISTKGINDIKIEKNKKRSNPILLFKNTEFMLIMIISAVYALVLNVMGFSALLMIDLGGTTTHVGISAFIAALVEAPVYFGAQKLMRNRKKSSLLIFAMFAYIVRFVFMYFATSYIQLILLSFTQIITYGIFEIVSKYMTSEAVPMEQQNTAYSIIGGVSSILAGIYSSIAGMMIDKFTLRVIPLSGVIFSVSVLSLIFIYAKLYDRDKKLEREYSV, from the coding sequence ATGGCAAAAAGTGAAGTGGTTAAGTTTAAAGAAGTTCAAGTATTAGTAAACATATGGAGTTGCATATATAACTTATTTATATTAGTATATTTGAAATCTAAGGGGCTAGATAATGTAGAGGTTGGCATAATAAATGCCATTAATATAATTGCCGGCACTGGAGGACAACTCTTTTTAGGGTATCTTTGTGATTTAAAAGGTACAATAAAAAAGTTTATGATTCCTATGCTTGGTATTTTGCTAATACTTTCTCTTTTTATAAGCTTTTCTAATGGAGCTATTTTGATAATAGTCATAGCAGTTCTTGCTTTTGTACAGGCACCGGTTGTGATGTTAATGACAACTTGGGCTATCAATAGTTCTAAGGAAACAAGGAAGGAATTTGGTGGAATAAGAGCCTATGCAGCTTTAGGATATGCATTCGCATCTTTGATAACTGGGAAATTATTTGAGATTATTGGCCTTTCTAACATGTTTTTCTTTTATGCCTTTTTTATGCTTGTAACGTTAATAAGTACAAAAGGGATTAATGATATAAAAATAGAGAAAAATAAGAAAAGGTCAAATCCTATTCTACTATTTAAAAATACCGAGTTTATGTTGATTATGATTATTTCGGCAGTATATGCATTAGTGCTAAATGTTATGGGATTTAGTGCTTTACTTATGATAGATTTAGGTGGAACTACTACTCATGTAGGGATTTCAGCATTTATTGCAGCCCTTGTAGAGGCCCCGGTTTATTTTGGAGCACAAAAATTGATGCGAAATAGAAAAAAGAGTTCTTTATTGATATTTGCGATGTTTGCATATATTGTTAGATTTGTTTTTATGTATTTTGCAACATCATATATTCAACTAATACTGTTATCTTTTACTCAAATAATAACATACGGAATTTTCGAGATAGTAAGTAAATATATGACTAGTGAAGCAGTTCCTATGGAACAGCAAAATACGGCTTACAGTATAATAGGTGGGGTTAGTTCAATATTAGCTGGAATATATTCATCCATTGCAGGGATGATGATAGATAAATTTACTCTTAGAGTTATACCTTTAAGTGGAGTGATTTTTTCTGTTTCAGTTCTTAGCTTGATATTTATTTATGCAAAGTTATATGATAGAGATAAAAAACTGGAACGCGAGTACAGTGTATAA
- the ptsP gene encoding phosphoenolpyruvate--protein phosphotransferase, producing the protein MKKGIAASKGYAIGKVFIQEHEEIVISDVKINDIQAEKELLQRALASSKEQLEKIKAKAVESMGEEKAEVFEAHITLLDDPEFTGAMELEIENNSVNAMKAVDGVTNTFVMIFESMEDAYMRERAADIKDVSKRIIANIAGKVDSFEITEENTIVVAHDLTPSDTAQLDRSKVVAFLTNIGGRTSHSAIMARTLEIPAVVGLKDITTSVKNGDFVIVDGIEGTVIVNPAEAVVEEYKAKREKFVAEQEELKKLISVKTVTKSGKRVEVCGNIGKPEDVHQVLANGGDGVGLFRTEFLYMDRDSAPTEEEQFESYKYVLEKMEGKQVVIRTLDIGGDKTLPYLPLPEEMNPFLGYRAIRLCLDKKELFKVQLRALLRASIYGNLCVMFPMISGLEEFVQAKEVVDECKAELKAEGKEYSETTQWGIMVEIPAAAVYADELAKHVDFFSIGTNDLIQYTLAADRMSEKVSYLYNPMHPAVLRLIKMTIDGAHKHGKWVGMCGEMAGDEAAIPTLVEYGLDEFSMSASSILNAKKIIIEQE; encoded by the coding sequence ATGAAAAAAGGTATTGCAGCTTCAAAAGGTTATGCAATAGGTAAAGTATTTATACAAGAACATGAAGAGATAGTAATAAGTGACGTAAAGATAAATGATATACAAGCAGAAAAAGAATTACTTCAAAGAGCATTAGCTTCTTCAAAGGAACAATTAGAAAAGATAAAAGCAAAAGCTGTTGAATCAATGGGAGAAGAAAAGGCTGAAGTTTTTGAAGCTCACATTACATTATTAGATGACCCAGAATTTACTGGAGCTATGGAACTTGAAATAGAAAATAATAGTGTTAATGCTATGAAGGCTGTTGATGGAGTAACTAACACTTTTGTTATGATCTTCGAATCAATGGAAGATGCATATATGAGAGAAAGAGCCGCAGACATTAAGGACGTTTCTAAGAGAATAATAGCTAATATAGCTGGTAAAGTTGATAGCTTTGAAATAACTGAAGAAAATACTATAGTTGTTGCTCATGATTTAACTCCATCAGACACAGCTCAACTTGATAGAAGCAAGGTAGTTGCTTTCTTAACTAATATTGGTGGAAGAACGTCTCACTCTGCAATAATGGCAAGAACACTTGAAATTCCTGCTGTTGTTGGATTAAAGGATATAACTACATCAGTAAAAAATGGGGATTTCGTAATAGTTGATGGTATTGAAGGAACTGTTATAGTAAACCCAGCTGAAGCTGTAGTTGAAGAATATAAAGCTAAGAGAGAAAAGTTTGTAGCTGAGCAAGAAGAATTAAAGAAGCTTATAAGCGTAAAGACAGTTACAAAGTCAGGTAAGAGAGTAGAAGTTTGTGGAAACATAGGTAAGCCAGAAGATGTACACCAAGTTTTAGCTAACGGTGGAGACGGAGTTGGTCTTTTCAGAACAGAATTCTTATACATGGATAGAGATAGTGCTCCAACAGAAGAAGAACAATTTGAAAGCTACAAATATGTTCTTGAAAAGATGGAAGGAAAGCAAGTTGTTATAAGAACTCTTGATATCGGAGGAGATAAAACACTTCCATATCTTCCATTACCAGAAGAAATGAATCCATTCTTAGGATACAGAGCGATAAGACTTTGCTTAGATAAAAAAGAACTATTTAAAGTTCAGTTAAGAGCATTACTTAGAGCATCAATATACGGAAATCTTTGTGTAATGTTCCCAATGATTTCAGGCTTAGAAGAATTCGTTCAAGCTAAAGAAGTTGTTGATGAATGTAAGGCTGAATTAAAAGCAGAAGGTAAGGAATACTCAGAAACAACTCAATGGGGTATCATGGTTGAAATCCCTGCAGCAGCAGTTTATGCTGATGAGTTAGCTAAGCACGTTGATTTCTTCTCAATAGGAACAAACGACTTAATTCAATATACTTTAGCTGCAGACAGAATGAGTGAAAAGGTATCTTACCTATACAACCCAATGCACCCAGCTGTACTTAGACTTATAAAGATGACAATAGATGGAGCACACAAGCATGGTAAGTGGGTTGGAATGTGCGGAGAAATGGCTGGAGATGAAGCAGCAATTCCAACACTTGTAGAATATGGATTAGATGAATTCTCAATGAGTGCTAGTTCAATATTAAATGCTAAGAAAATAATAATAGAACAAGAATAA
- the trxA gene encoding thioredoxin, whose product MVKHVEEKDFNEIVLESNKLVLVDFWATWCGPCKMIAPILEQLSEEMTEVTFVKVDVDNNPGLADKYDISSIPTIILFKGGNQVDKLTGFRPKNDLVNIINRNL is encoded by the coding sequence ATGGTTAAGCATGTGGAAGAAAAGGATTTTAATGAAATTGTATTAGAAAGCAATAAATTAGTATTAGTAGATTTTTGGGCTACATGGTGTGGTCCGTGCAAGATGATTGCTCCTATTTTAGAACAACTTTCTGAAGAAATGACAGAGGTAACATTTGTTAAAGTAGATGTAGACAACAATCCTGGATTAGCAGATAAGTACGATATATCAAGTATACCAACAATAATACTCTTTAAAGGCGGAAATCAAGTGGATAAACTTACTGGATTTAGACCTAAAAATGACTTGGTAAATATAATCAACAGAAATTTATAA
- a CDS encoding RNA polymerase sigma factor, translating to MNEDIELVSEVLNGNIDSFNILVNKYELIVLRFVYSITKDKEASEDIAQETFITAYNKLYLYDKKYKFSNWLLQISKNKAIDFIRKFKRVYEANIEDAKDVRSKEASPQEQLEFVDLKKEVTTFIQSLEEVDKQIILLRYSGERTFFDISQILSISESTVKRKYYRLREKFKNSLYYNKTFEQGGASNEL from the coding sequence TTGAATGAGGACATAGAACTAGTGAGTGAAGTGCTTAATGGAAATATAGATAGCTTTAATATTTTAGTAAATAAATATGAGTTAATAGTCTTAAGATTTGTTTATTCAATAACAAAAGATAAAGAAGCCTCGGAGGATATAGCTCAAGAAACATTTATTACTGCCTATAATAAGCTATATCTATATGATAAAAAATATAAATTTTCAAATTGGCTACTTCAAATAAGCAAAAATAAAGCGATTGATTTTATAAGGAAATTTAAACGGGTATATGAAGCGAACATAGAAGATGCCAAGGATGTAAGATCTAAGGAAGCTTCACCACAAGAGCAGTTGGAATTTGTAGATTTAAAAAAAGAAGTAACAACATTTATTCAGTCTTTAGAAGAAGTTGATAAGCAAATTATTCTACTTAGATATAGTGGAGAGAGAACATTTTTTGATATCTCTCAGATACTCTCAATAAGTGAATCTACAGTTAAAAGGAAGTATTATAGGCTGAGAGAGAAGTTCAAAAACTCTCTATATTATAATAAAACATTCGAGCAAGGAGGTGCTAGCAATGAATTGTGA
- a CDS encoding DEAD/DEAH box helicase, translating to MNNLSFEELNLSGQILEAVHKLGYRNPSKVQQQVIPKAMENKDIIVKSQTGSGKTASFAIPLCESIDIEERDPQALVLTPTRELCVQVKDEIANIGRLKRVRAAAVFGKQPFSDQVRELKQRTHIVVGTPGRTLDHIERGSIVLDKIKYLVIDEADEMLNMGFIDQVEDVIKKLPKNRVTMLFSATISEEIDKLCGKHMKDPMKIEVNPERITTERIKHICYKVGYEYKFNLLKDILILENIDSSIIFCSTKENVDEVSSKLNAQGFPCDKLHGGMMQKDRLDVMNAFKRGKFRILVATDVAARGIDVQDVSHIINYDIPMEKESYVHRTGRTGRAGKQGKAITFVNNYDNRFLLQIEEYLGFNLEREEIPSKDLVISLKKDFLDKLNTKPVLKKDKSSELNKQVYKIYINAGKKKKIRPGDIVGAILSVEGLTSDDIGIIDIQDGFSYIDILNGKGSKVLDGLNTDITIKGKSVKAQRAKK from the coding sequence ATGAATAATTTAAGTTTTGAAGAATTAAATTTAAGTGGACAAATTTTGGAGGCAGTGCATAAGCTAGGGTACAGAAATCCATCAAAGGTACAACAGCAAGTTATACCTAAAGCTATGGAGAATAAGGATATAATAGTAAAGTCACAAACAGGAAGTGGTAAAACTGCTTCGTTTGCTATACCTTTATGTGAAAGTATAGATATAGAAGAAAGAGATCCCCAGGCTTTAGTGCTAACACCTACTAGAGAGCTTTGTGTTCAAGTAAAAGATGAAATAGCCAATATAGGAAGACTTAAAAGAGTAAGAGCTGCGGCTGTGTTTGGAAAACAACCTTTTAGTGATCAAGTTAGGGAGTTGAAGCAGAGGACGCACATAGTGGTTGGTACACCAGGGAGAACGCTAGATCATATAGAAAGAGGAAGCATAGTATTAGACAAAATCAAGTATCTTGTTATTGATGAAGCTGATGAAATGCTTAATATGGGATTTATAGATCAAGTAGAAGATGTGATAAAGAAACTTCCTAAAAACAGAGTTACAATGCTTTTTTCTGCAACTATTTCAGAAGAAATAGATAAGTTATGTGGGAAACATATGAAGGATCCAATGAAGATTGAGGTGAATCCAGAGAGAATCACCACTGAAAGGATCAAACATATTTGTTACAAGGTAGGGTATGAATACAAATTTAATCTATTAAAAGATATATTGATATTAGAAAATATTGATAGCTCTATTATATTTTGCAGCACAAAGGAAAATGTAGATGAGGTAAGCAGTAAGTTGAATGCTCAAGGTTTTCCTTGCGATAAACTTCACGGTGGTATGATGCAAAAAGATAGATTAGATGTAATGAATGCATTTAAAAGAGGTAAATTTAGAATTTTAGTAGCTACTGATGTTGCTGCTAGAGGGATAGATGTTCAAGATGTTAGTCATATAATAAACTATGATATTCCTATGGAAAAAGAAAGTTATGTGCATAGAACTGGTAGAACAGGAAGAGCTGGTAAGCAAGGGAAAGCGATAACTTTTGTAAATAATTATGATAATAGATTCTTATTGCAAATTGAAGAGTATTTAGGGTTTAATCTTGAAAGAGAAGAGATTCCAAGCAAAGATTTAGTTATTAGTTTGAAAAAAGATTTCTTGGATAAACTAAATACAAAGCCTGTGCTGAAAAAAGATAAGAGTAGTGAACTTAATAAACAAGTATATAAGATTTATATCAATGCAGGAAAAAAGAAAAAGATAAGACCAGGAGATATTGTTGGTGCAATCCTTAGTGTAGAGGGATTAACTAGTGATGACATAGGCATTATTGATATTCAAGACGGATTTTCTTATATTGATATACTTAATGGAAAAGGAAGTAAGGTTCTAGATGGGCTTAACACTGACATTACTATTAAGGGGAAGTCGGTTAAAGCACAAAGAGCTAAGAAATAG
- the iadA gene encoding beta-aspartyl-peptidase, with protein sequence MITVIKNIDVYTPEHLGIKDVVIVGDKIEGIYDSINVPNNFIDISVIDGNKKILVPGLIDCHVHIMGGGGEGGFRTRTPELPFSELVNAGITTVVGCIGTDDICRNMVSLLAKAHALEEEGITTYCYTGSYQIPAKTVTENIKGDLMLLDKVIGVGEVAISDHRSSQPTYDEFANVVAEARVGGLLSGKAGIVNIHLGDGAKRLDYLFELIENTEIPPDQMLPTHVNRNGELFDISLKYVQKGGFIDLTTSFDPNCLEEGELRASRGLKLALQAGIPEEHITFSSDGNGSMPMFNERKEMIGMGICKVNSLYEEVKYAVLEENIPIEKAIKVITSNVADILKLTTKGRIESGKDADLVLLDREGLEIDTVIAKGKVLMDKKNIIVKGTFEK encoded by the coding sequence ATGATAACTGTTATAAAGAATATTGATGTTTATACACCTGAACATTTGGGAATAAAGGACGTAGTAATTGTTGGAGACAAGATTGAGGGAATTTACGACAGCATAAATGTACCTAATAATTTTATTGATATATCAGTGATAGATGGAAATAAAAAAATCTTAGTACCAGGGCTAATTGATTGTCATGTACATATAATGGGTGGAGGGGGCGAAGGCGGATTTAGAACTAGAACTCCAGAATTGCCTTTTAGTGAGCTTGTTAATGCAGGTATTACCACTGTAGTGGGATGTATTGGAACAGATGACATATGTAGAAACATGGTATCACTTTTGGCTAAAGCACATGCTTTAGAAGAAGAAGGTATAACTACATACTGCTATACAGGATCATATCAAATACCTGCAAAAACTGTAACTGAAAATATAAAAGGAGACCTAATGCTGTTGGATAAGGTCATAGGAGTTGGTGAGGTAGCTATATCAGACCACAGAAGTTCACAACCAACTTATGATGAATTTGCAAATGTCGTTGCAGAGGCCAGGGTTGGTGGATTATTATCAGGAAAAGCTGGAATTGTTAACATACATCTTGGTGACGGGGCTAAGAGATTGGATTATTTGTTTGAATTAATAGAGAATACTGAAATTCCCCCAGATCAGATGTTACCTACTCATGTGAATAGAAATGGTGAATTATTCGATATCAGTCTAAAATATGTGCAGAAAGGTGGATTTATTGATCTCACTACTAGCTTTGATCCTAACTGTTTAGAAGAAGGTGAATTGCGTGCAAGTAGAGGCTTAAAACTTGCCTTACAAGCTGGAATACCAGAAGAGCATATAACCTTTTCTTCAGATGGTAATGGAAGTATGCCTATGTTTAACGAAAGGAAAGAGATGATAGGTATGGGGATATGCAAAGTTAATTCTTTATATGAAGAAGTAAAATATGCTGTTCTAGAAGAAAATATACCTATTGAAAAAGCAATAAAAGTCATAACATCAAATGTGGCAGATATATTAAAGTTAACTACTAAAGGAAGAATAGAATCCGGGAAGGATGCTGATTTAGTTTTATTAGATAGAGAAGGACTTGAGATAGATACTGTAATTGCTAAAGGGAAAGTGTTAATGGATAAAAAGAATATCATTGTAAAAGGAACATTTGAAAAATAA
- a CDS encoding sigma 54-interacting transcriptional regulator, which yields MYSKEIFIKDPNGLHTRFAAMIVNKASQIKSRLNINLYIKKSEYTDWLGISMLALLSLRVHSNETVLIGCKEETPTGIVAVQELLDYIETHINQGSTLMNPIDVFIEESKIANDQILENVPIGIIVIDMNYNIISINDYALNIIEMKYEQVIGKNVNDIIPTSELPQIIEREIKQFGQIQHINNKTTMVNRSPIFTNDTVIGAVGVFQDVSDLVGMKELNEKFSKILSASHDMICFVDEYGKVSYINPAYREHFPTSSQNVIGKDIFTLSPNGYRVKAFNERKKIENMIHNKENIEIITTLDPIFIDGDFKGIISTSKPINEIKELMGKLKRSEEELNYYKEELKKHTYLESSFKDIIGSSGTLKDILHICEMASKSTSTVLIRGESGTGKELIAKAIHSNSDRKNKPFIRVNCAAIPENLLESELFGYEKGAFTGAVKSKPGKFAIADQGTIFLDEIGDMPITMQVKLLRVLQEREIESLGGLSPQKIDVRVIAATNRNLEEMISNNDFREDLYYRLNVLPINLPPLRDRKEDIGLLVEHFITKINEKLNINIKGISKECILLLQDYSWPGNIRELENIIERAMNLCNDEYIREIDLPSFLKKSSISNKSPINLDVDDLLPFEEYEKQIIKAAMDKYKSYNKAGKALGLTHRTIALKCQKYNLITKE from the coding sequence ATGTACTCAAAAGAAATATTTATAAAAGACCCAAATGGATTACATACAAGATTTGCTGCTATGATAGTAAATAAAGCCTCGCAGATAAAGTCAAGGCTTAATATCAATTTATATATAAAGAAAAGTGAATATACCGATTGGCTAGGAATTAGCATGTTAGCACTCTTATCTTTAAGAGTACATTCTAACGAAACAGTTCTTATAGGATGCAAAGAAGAAACCCCTACTGGTATAGTAGCAGTCCAAGAACTTTTAGACTATATAGAAACTCATATAAATCAAGGTTCTACTCTAATGAATCCAATAGATGTTTTTATAGAAGAAAGTAAAATTGCTAATGATCAGATCCTAGAAAATGTACCAATTGGAATTATTGTTATTGATATGAACTACAACATTATAAGTATTAATGACTATGCTTTAAATATAATAGAAATGAAATATGAACAAGTAATAGGCAAAAACGTCAATGACATTATCCCAACTAGTGAACTTCCTCAAATTATTGAGAGAGAGATAAAACAATTCGGACAAATTCAACATATAAACAATAAGACCACAATGGTAAATCGTAGTCCTATCTTTACTAATGATACCGTAATTGGTGCTGTTGGAGTTTTTCAAGATGTTTCCGATCTTGTTGGAATGAAAGAGCTAAATGAAAAGTTTAGCAAAATACTATCAGCTTCTCATGACATGATTTGCTTTGTTGATGAATATGGCAAGGTAAGTTATATCAATCCTGCTTACAGAGAACACTTTCCAACATCGTCTCAAAATGTAATAGGAAAGGATATTTTCACACTTTCTCCAAACGGATATAGGGTGAAGGCTTTCAACGAAAGAAAAAAGATAGAGAATATGATTCATAACAAAGAAAATATAGAAATAATAACTACTTTGGATCCTATATTCATTGATGGAGATTTTAAAGGGATAATCTCCACTTCAAAACCAATAAATGAAATCAAAGAGCTTATGGGAAAATTAAAACGTTCTGAGGAGGAATTAAACTATTATAAGGAAGAGTTAAAGAAACATACTTATTTAGAATCATCCTTTAAGGATATTATAGGTTCATCCGGTACCCTCAAAGATATATTACACATATGCGAAATGGCTTCTAAAAGTACTTCAACTGTTCTTATTAGAGGAGAAAGCGGAACTGGAAAAGAGTTAATAGCTAAAGCTATACATAGTAATAGCGACAGAAAAAACAAGCCTTTTATAAGAGTGAACTGCGCTGCAATACCTGAAAATTTATTAGAAAGCGAATTATTTGGTTATGAAAAAGGAGCTTTCACAGGCGCTGTAAAAAGCAAACCTGGTAAATTCGCTATAGCAGACCAAGGAACTATCTTCCTTGATGAAATAGGCGATATGCCTATTACAATGCAAGTTAAACTCTTAAGAGTTCTTCAAGAACGAGAGATTGAAAGCCTTGGTGGTTTATCTCCTCAAAAAATAGATGTTAGAGTTATAGCTGCCACCAATAGAAACCTTGAAGAAATGATATCCAACAATGACTTTAGAGAAGATTTATATTACAGACTCAACGTACTTCCTATTAATCTTCCACCTCTAAGAGACAGAAAAGAAGATATAGGTCTTTTAGTTGAACACTTTATAACGAAGATAAATGAAAAATTAAATATAAATATCAAAGGCATAAGTAAAGAATGCATACTTTTATTACAAGATTACTCGTGGCCAGGAAACATAAGAGAATTAGAAAACATAATTGAGAGGGCTATGAATCTATGTAATGATGAATATATTAGAGAAATAGATCTTCCTTCTTTCCTAAAGAAATCTTCCATCAGCAACAAGTCACCTATAAATCTTGATGTAGATGATTTACTGCCTTTTGAAGAATATGAAAAACAAATAATAAAAGCTGCTATGGATAAATATAAGAGCTATAACAAGGCTGGAAAAGCCTTAGGACTTACCCATAGGACTATAGCCTTAAAATGTCAGAAGTACAATCTGATAACTAAAGAGTAG